DNA from Pecten maximus chromosome 18, xPecMax1.1, whole genome shotgun sequence:
TTTCAGATTATGAACAAACtaaattacttttttatttaaCTTCTACAAAAGTTCTCTATCATATAACCTTAGAAAAGGTAGTTATCATTTCTAATGTTTGTTAAAACATGACATTCAGATGAACAGCATGGTATTATGTTAAAGGGATATTAGGCCAATGTTTTAATCTGCTGTCCTGATATTGACTTGACAAGTGTATCAATCTGCTGTCCTGATATTGACTTGACAAGTGTATCAATCTGCTGTCCTGATATTGACTTGTAAAGTGTATCAATCTGCTGTCCTGATATTGACTTGACAAGTGTATCAATCTGCTGTCCTGATATTGACTTGACAAGTGTTTTAATCTGCTGTCAGAAATTGATAAGGTCAGTGTTTTATCTGGTGTTCCAATATTGACTTAACCGATGTTCAAATCTACTGTCCCGATATTGACTATGCTAGTGATTTAGTCTACTGTCCCGATATTGACTATGTTAGTGATTTAGTCTACTGTCCCGATATTGACTATGTTAGTGATTTAGTCTACTGTCCCGATATTGACTATGCTAGTGATTTAGTCTACTGTCCCGATATTGACTATGTTAGTGATTTAGTCTACTGTCCCGATATTGACTATGTTAGTGTTTTAGTCTACTGTCCCGATATTGACTATGTTAGTGATTTAGTCTACTGTCCCGATATTGACTATGCTAGTGATTTAGTCTACTGTCCCGATATTGACTATGCTAGTGATTTAGTCTACTGTCCCGATATTGACTATGCTAGTGATTTAGTCTACTGTCCCGATATTGACTATGCTAGTGATTTAGTCTACTGTCCCGATATTGACTATGCTAGTGATTTAGTCTACTGTCCCGATATTGACTATGCTAGTGATTTAGTCTACTGTCCCGATATTGACTATGCTAGTGATTTAGTCTACTGTCCCGATATTGACTATGTTAGTGATTTAGTCTACTGTCCCGATATTGACTATGCTTAGTGATTTAGTCTACTGTCCCGATATTGACTATGCTAGTGATTTAGTCTACTGTCCCGATATTGACTATGTTAGTGATTTAGTCTACTGTCCCGATATTGACTATGTTAGTGATTTAGTCTACTGTCCCGATATTGACTATGTTAGTGATTTAGTCTACTGTCCCGATATTGACTATGTTAGTGATTTAGTCTACTGTCCCGATATTGACTATGTTAGTGATTTATTCTACTGTCCCGATATTGACTATGTTAGTGATTTAATCTATTGTCCCGATATTGACTATGTTAGTGATTTAGTCTACTGTACCGATATTGACTATGCTAGTGATTTAGTCTACTGTCCCGATATTGACTATGTTAGTGATTTAGTCTACTGTACCGATATTGACTATGCTAGTGATTTAGTCTACTGTCCCGATATTGACTATGCTAGTGATTTAGTCTACTGTCCCGATATTGACTATGTTAGTGATTTAGTCTACTGTCCAGATATTGACTATGCTAGTGATTTAGTCTACTGTCCCCATATTGACTATGCCAGTGATTTAGTCTACTGTCCCGATATTGACTATGCCAGTGATTTAGTCTACTGTCCCGATATTGACTATGCTAGTGATTTAGTCTACTGTACCGATATTGACTATGCTAGTGATTTAGTCTACTGTACCGATATTGACTATGTTCGTGATTTGGTCTACTGTCCAGATATTGACTATGCTAGTGATTTAGTCTACTGTCCCGATATTGACTATGTTAGTGATTTAGTCTACTGTCCAGATATTGACTATGCTAGTGATTTAGTCTACTGTCCCGATATTGACTATGCTAGTGATTTAGTCTACTGGCTCGATATTGACTATGCTAGTGATTTATTCTACTGTCCCGATATTGACTATGCTAGTGATTTAGTCTACTGTCCAGATATTGACTATGCTAGTGATTTAGTCTACTGTCCCGATATTGATTATGCTAGTGATTTAGTCTACTGTCCCGATATTGACTATGCTAGTGATTTAGTCTACTGGCTCGATATTGACTATGCTAGTGATTTATTCTACTGTCCCGATATTGACTATGCTAGTGATTTATTCTACTGTCCCGATATTGACTATGTTAGTGATTTAGTCTACTGTCCCGATATTGACTATGCTAGTGATTTAGTCTACTGGCTCGATATTGACTATGCTAGTGATTTATTCTACTGTCCCGATATTGACTATGCTAGTGATTTATTCTACTGTCCCGATATTGACTAGGTCAGTGATTTAGTCTACTGTCCCGATATTGACTACGCTAGTGATTTAGTCTACTGTCCCGATATTGACTATGATTTAGTCTACTGTCCAGATATTGACTATGCTAGTGATTTAGTCTACTGTCCCGATATTGACTTTGTTAGTGATTTAGTCTACTGTCCATATATTGACTATGCCAGTGATTTAGTCTACTGTCCCGATATTGACTTTGTTAGTGATTTAGTCTACTGTCCCGATATTGACTAGGTTAGTGATTCAGTCTACTGGCCCGATATTGACTATGTTAGTGATTTAGTCTACTAGCCCGATATTGACTATGCTAGTGATTTAATCTACTGTCCCGATATTGACTATGTCAGTGATTTAGTCTACTGTCCCGATATTGACTATGCCAGTGATTTAGTCTACTGTCCCGATATTGACTATGCCAGTGATTTAGTCTACTAGCCCGATATTGACTATGCTAGTGATTTAATCTACTGTCCCGATATTGACTATGTTAGTGATTTAGTCTACTGTCCCGATATTGAC
Protein-coding regions in this window:
- the LOC117316938 gene encoding uncharacterized protein LOC117316938, with the translated sequence MLSDLVYCPDIDYASDLVYCPDIDYVSDLVYCPDIDYVSDLVYCPDIDYVSDLVYCPDIDYVSDLVYCPDIDYVSDLFYCPDIDYVSDLIYCPDIDYVSDLVYCTDIDYASDLVYCPDIDYVSDLVYCTDIDYASDLVYCPDIDYASDLVYCPDIDYVSDLVYCPDIDYASDLVYCPHIDYASDLVYCPDIDYASDLVYCPDIDYASDLVYCTDIDYASDLVYCTDIDYVRDLVYCPDIDYASDLVYCPDIDYVSDLVYCPDIDYASDLVYCPDIDYASDLVYWLDIDYASDLFYCPDIDYASDLVYCPDIDYASDLVYCPDIDYASDLVYCPDIDYASDLVYWLDIDYASDLFYCPDIDYASDLFYCPDIDYVSDLVYCPDIDYASDLVYWLDIDYASDLFYCPDIDYASDLFYCPDID